The Antarcticibacterium flavum genome contains the following window.
CACAACCTTAGGAAGTTCAGTGTAGCCTAAGAGCTATATCATTGACTTTCTATAATTTTATAAAAAGGAGAAGCAAAACAATTATTAAACAACATAAAAAGAGAAACCGCCTAAAAATTACTTTTTAGACGGCCTCTTTTTTATATACAGAAAATTAAAATTCTAGAGGATCTTCTTAATGACCCTAAGCTGGTGGGTATGCCTGCGCAGCTCAGCGTTAAATATACCCGAATGGTCGAGACGGTCTATTCTTACTTTACCATCTGCATGAATGATATAATTATCTGTCATTATGATTCCCACATGAGTAATAACTCCTTCAGCATCATCAAAGAATGCAAGGTCTCCAGGTTCACTTTCTTCAATAAAGCTCAAAGCCTCTCCCTGGGTAGCCTGCTGTGCTGAATTTCTAAGAAGATGATAGCCATTAAGCCTGTAAACCATCTGGGTGAACCCGCTGCTGTCAATTCCAAATGGGGTTTTCCCTCCCCATAAGTATGGGGTATTTAAGTATAATAAGGCAGTATCGATCAAAGCTTTCCTGTCACCGTTACCCGAAAGAATATTACCTTCAAATGTAAAATCCTGCAAGGAAGCGTAATTAAGCAGGGATCCAATGGGTATGGCCAT
Protein-coding sequences here:
- a CDS encoding C40 family peptidase; the encoded protein is MQYGICNLSIVPVRNLPADTAEMVTQLLYGESFKILEERGKWSRIRNAFDSSEGWINNRQLFKIPEETFIDLQDSAPIYSSDLIEFITEEAGNLMAIPIGSLLNYASLQDFTFEGNILSGNGDRKALIDTALLYLNTPYLWGGKTPFGIDSSGFTQMVYRLNGYHLLRNSAQQATQGEALSFIEESEPGDLAFFDDAEGVITHVGIIMTDNYIIHADGKVRIDRLDHSGIFNAELRRHTHQLRVIKKIL